The Kineothrix sp. MB12-C1 genome includes a window with the following:
- a CDS encoding ABC transporter ATP-binding protein, with the protein MSDKDAVKNLVRLLGDYKKTICIIFACLIVSTGLNLCIPLLSRNIMDYGFIGGNKQLLIQLVVLSAILPVINAVIDLIKEKKRTDISAKMEYSLMEKAFQHLVKLKTDYFTGKNYTEIFNNLDTDIMRMVSITDGATFFIITQIFSITGGIIGLFIINGKLTLLVLLYIPCKYFFMKYLVKKRKSYMDQFIKEAQGYAKWFGDTIGGIHEIKLFNLAGVKKQEFENRQKKVIHQKKRMNILGVYNLSVDTLMIQLLIMVLYIMGANLVFDLQLSVGSVFAFITYSTYVTSPISGILNIGYMLSGILPSTKRFYKFMELPEEFEEGNASVSPEFDDLKLRNVSFSYIQDKPILNHVNVIFEKGSKTALIGKNGSGKSTIIGLLTRMYIPDSGQILLGDKNILSFALQEYREMISIVSQQIYLFDDTIRNNICLYKEVSEDKIMQAVIDSGLKDYIEEVSLDYLVGQNGSWLSGGQKQKIAMARALIHDKPIIILDEATSNTDVYSEMQINNLLHTRLKEKTVIVVTHKQEILKDVDNIVLINQEGIVSGTYEELYNGNPSFAEMVNMAVRT; encoded by the coding sequence ATGAGCGATAAGGATGCAGTGAAAAATCTGGTTAGGCTTTTAGGAGATTATAAAAAAACAATTTGTATTATATTTGCTTGTCTAATTGTCAGTACCGGTCTTAATCTCTGTATCCCTTTGCTGAGTAGGAATATTATGGATTATGGATTCATCGGAGGAAATAAGCAGCTATTGATTCAATTAGTTGTATTATCAGCGATTCTCCCTGTTATTAATGCCGTTATTGATCTGATAAAGGAAAAAAAGCGAACGGATATTTCTGCTAAAATGGAATATTCCTTGATGGAGAAGGCTTTTCAGCATTTGGTAAAATTAAAAACGGATTATTTTACCGGAAAAAATTATACCGAGATTTTCAATAATCTGGATACAGATATTATGCGTATGGTTTCCATTACTGATGGAGCCACTTTTTTCATTATAACTCAAATCTTTAGCATCACCGGAGGTATCATAGGTTTATTTATTATTAATGGCAAGCTTACTTTATTGGTACTTCTTTATATTCCTTGTAAATATTTCTTTATGAAATACCTTGTAAAAAAAAGAAAATCATATATGGATCAATTCATCAAAGAAGCTCAGGGTTATGCGAAATGGTTTGGGGATACGATTGGGGGAATTCATGAGATTAAGCTTTTTAATCTTGCAGGTGTAAAGAAGCAGGAGTTTGAGAACAGGCAGAAAAAAGTAATCCATCAGAAAAAAAGGATGAATATACTGGGAGTTTACAATCTTTCCGTGGATACCCTGATGATTCAGCTTTTGATTATGGTGTTGTATATTATGGGGGCTAATCTGGTATTTGACCTGCAATTGTCTGTAGGAAGTGTTTTTGCTTTTATTACCTATAGCACCTACGTGACCAGTCCGATTTCAGGTATCTTAAATATTGGATATATGCTATCAGGGATTCTCCCTTCTACAAAACGGTTCTATAAATTTATGGAGTTACCGGAAGAGTTTGAAGAAGGCAACGCTTCTGTATCCCCTGAATTTGATGATTTAAAATTACGGAATGTTAGTTTTTCTTACATACAAGATAAGCCGATTTTAAATCATGTAAATGTAATATTTGAAAAGGGAAGTAAGACAGCTTTGATCGGTAAAAATGGTTCAGGGAAATCCACCATCATAGGATTGCTTACGCGGATGTATATTCCTGACTCGGGTCAAATTTTACTAGGGGATAAGAATATCCTATCTTTTGCCTTGCAGGAGTATCGGGAAATGATATCGATAGTAAGTCAGCAAATATATTTATTTGATGATACGATCCGTAATAATATTTGCTTATATAAAGAGGTGAGCGAAGATAAAATTATGCAGGCAGTCATCGATAGCGGATTAAAGGATTATATAGAGGAAGTATCGTTAGACTATTTAGTGGGGCAGAATGGTTCATGGCTGTCAGGAGGACAGAAACAAAAGATTGCGATGGCGCGGGCATTAATTCATGATAAACCCATTATTATTTTAGATGAGGCGACATCTAATACTGACGTATATTCAGAAATGCAGATTAATAATTTGCTTCATACCAGACTGAAAGAAAAAACAGTAATTGTAGTCACGCATAAACAGGAGATTTTGAAAGATGTGGATAATATTGTGTTAATCAATCAGGAAGGCATTGTAAGCGGAACTTATGAAGAATTGTATAATGGAAATCCGAGTTTTGCAGAGATGGTCAATATGGCTGTTAGAACATAA
- a CDS encoding S8 family serine peptidase, which yields MKKPLEYKVLITEDGDCIPDNSDVEHVSFLHGTTCAQIIEKYFPEGNLSSVKVLDEKGTGLLTKLRPAMEWCLQNQINILNVSLGSMHFQDRNQIRTLINEYAVKGLIVIAATANSGYVSYPAALSHVIGVAIDRDAYNDFTGNGHLGIDVLVPGEQELISGEKKITAQKSNSYAAPYITALIGKLAMEKPMINIYIAKLALASIIEEHKVYLSPVYEEPDWIHNALIKTTGRKSRAEYYFNAVDEKAVEEMRHADVIHSIDTVVIDDLSKVEGGSFNNKNIIYLGKEKVKQPNTNKFFWSSENRLKQILNREHIEIEAEMEHELKIPVILCEWKDEIDEMFLLSQLKKSFGKGGYYLYTISFCAESVLYDLEYIPEEVLEEKYISSLYRFIYWQTHYKQNDAVLIGSPLYFGKQKLCLQDKIDLKITLERCEIGYRTLFLYEDIAVGDVRSPEIDTEYIQTIFRKIREVLGE from the coding sequence TTGAAAAAACCTCTGGAATATAAGGTTCTTATAACAGAGGATGGAGACTGTATTCCTGATAATAGCGATGTGGAGCATGTAAGCTTTTTGCATGGAACTACCTGTGCCCAGATTATTGAAAAGTATTTTCCGGAGGGTAATTTAAGCAGCGTGAAGGTCTTAGATGAAAAGGGGACAGGGCTGCTTACTAAGCTTCGACCGGCAATGGAATGGTGTCTGCAGAATCAAATCAATATCTTAAATGTAAGTCTCGGCTCCATGCATTTTCAAGACAGAAATCAAATAAGAACTTTAATCAATGAATATGCGGTGAAAGGATTGATCGTCATTGCAGCAACTGCAAACAGTGGATATGTATCTTACCCGGCAGCTCTATCTCATGTGATTGGAGTGGCGATAGACCGTGATGCATATAATGACTTTACAGGAAATGGGCATCTTGGAATTGATGTATTGGTTCCGGGAGAGCAGGAGTTGATAAGCGGAGAAAAGAAAATAACAGCACAGAAAAGTAATAGTTATGCGGCCCCATATATTACAGCGCTCATTGGCAAGCTGGCGATGGAAAAGCCTATGATTAATATATATATAGCTAAACTGGCTTTAGCATCTATAATTGAAGAACATAAGGTATATCTTTCTCCCGTATATGAAGAACCGGATTGGATTCATAATGCCTTGATTAAAACAACAGGAAGAAAAAGCCGGGCGGAATATTATTTCAATGCTGTAGATGAAAAAGCAGTAGAAGAAATGAGACATGCGGATGTTATCCATTCGATTGATACTGTTGTGATTGATGATTTATCCAAAGTAGAGGGGGGTTCTTTCAATAATAAAAATATTATTTATTTAGGTAAAGAAAAGGTAAAACAACCGAACACTAATAAGTTTTTTTGGAGTTCTGAAAATCGACTGAAACAAATTCTGAATAGAGAACATATTGAAATAGAAGCGGAAATGGAGCATGAATTAAAGATTCCTGTTATTTTATGCGAATGGAAAGATGAGATTGATGAAATGTTCCTGCTCTCTCAGCTAAAGAAAAGCTTTGGTAAGGGCGGTTATTATCTATATACTATTAGCTTTTGTGCAGAAAGTGTATTGTATGATCTGGAATATATACCGGAAGAAGTTCTTGAAGAGAAATACATATCTTCTTTGTATCGTTTTATTTACTGGCAGACCCATTATAAGCAAAATGATGCCGTTCTGATTGGTTCACCATTATATTTTGGAAAGCAAAAGTTATGTCTGCAGGATAAAATAGATTTAAAAATTACATTGGAGCGATGTGAAATCGGATATCGAACTTTGTTCCTATATGAAGATATCGCTGTAGGAGATGTCCGTTCTCCAGAAATAGATACTGAATATATACAAACAATTTTTCGAAAAATCAGGGAAGTATTGGGGGAATGA
- a CDS encoding LytR/AlgR family response regulator transcription factor, translating to MVYVAICDSNMSELRQLKLAVQGIMDKLLIPYNIEEYDSGEKLVRASRIFDLVFLDIRIDGENGIEIGRLIYEKNSYTKIIFQSSFKWYCQEALNRSHAFAFLEKPIQTDLLEEQIKESIASEDKIQRLHIEFKNVKYISGEIEVKKELLVLPVEEIVYFQYIKTQKKIEIVTNNQKYIYSETMKELEERMKPLGFETNCRGFLINVGKVSKITRYRIQMDNGEELPLSQKRVVGFKERVNEFIYNSC from the coding sequence ATGGTATATGTAGCGATTTGTGATAGTAATATGTCGGAACTAAGACAGTTGAAGTTAGCAGTGCAAGGCATAATGGATAAGCTTCTTATTCCGTATAATATTGAGGAGTATGATTCCGGCGAGAAGCTGGTGAGGGCATCCAGGATATTTGATTTAGTATTTTTGGACATTAGGATAGACGGAGAAAATGGAATAGAGATTGGGCGGCTTATTTATGAAAAGAATAGTTATACAAAGATTATATTTCAATCAAGTTTCAAGTGGTATTGCCAGGAAGCTTTAAATAGATCTCATGCTTTTGCTTTTTTGGAAAAGCCTATACAAACAGATTTATTGGAAGAGCAAATAAAGGAATCTATAGCAAGTGAGGATAAGATACAGCGTCTTCATATAGAATTCAAAAACGTGAAATATATATCCGGTGAAATTGAAGTCAAGAAAGAATTATTAGTTTTACCGGTGGAAGAAATTGTATATTTTCAATATATAAAGACACAAAAGAAGATAGAGATAGTTACGAACAATCAAAAATATATATATTCTGAGACAATGAAGGAACTAGAGGAGAGAATGAAGCCGTTAGGATTCGAAACAAATTGCAGAGGTTTTCTCATAAATGTTGGAAAAGTTAGTAAGATTACGAGATATAGAATACAGATGGATAATGGTGAAGAACTACCCTTATCGCAAAAGAGGGTAGTGGGGTTTAAAGAAAGGGTAAATGAATTCATATATAATTCATGCTAG
- a CDS encoding iron-containing alcohol dehydrogenase, translated as MDNFTFYAPTYFAFGKETENETGKYVKRFGGKKVLIHYGGGSVIRSGLLDRVKTSLSKEEISYVELGGAKPNPRSGLVYEGIELCKKEGVDFILAVGGGSAIDSAKAIAAGAVYDGDFWDYYQGKAVEEALPLGTVLTISAAGSEGSADSVITNENGMFKRGASGEALRPKFTVMNPELAKTLPPYQTACGITDIMAHLYERYLTNTKEVEVTDRMIEALLLTMIQEGTRIMEDANNYEARANIMWAAMMAHNNSCGVGRTQDWTSHVIEHELSALYDCAHGAGLAVVMPAVFTYNMHHDIMRFAKVAVRVWGCEMDFEHPGRTAKAGIEALRNFLISIGMPKNFAELGAKEEDIEKMAHIACFGDVNTGSIEGFVKLGQKDVEAIYRLML; from the coding sequence ATGGATAATTTTACATTTTATGCACCAACTTATTTTGCGTTTGGCAAAGAGACAGAAAATGAAACAGGAAAATATGTGAAACGTTTCGGTGGAAAGAAAGTTCTTATCCATTATGGCGGCGGCTCTGTCATTCGAAGCGGACTTTTGGACAGAGTGAAAACATCTCTTTCTAAAGAAGAAATCTCATATGTGGAATTAGGTGGGGCGAAGCCAAATCCAAGAAGTGGGCTGGTATATGAGGGAATCGAACTATGTAAAAAAGAAGGAGTCGATTTTATTCTGGCAGTCGGAGGCGGCAGTGCCATCGATTCGGCAAAAGCAATTGCAGCAGGAGCCGTTTACGATGGGGACTTCTGGGATTATTATCAGGGAAAGGCTGTAGAAGAAGCATTGCCTCTTGGTACCGTTCTGACCATTTCTGCGGCCGGAAGCGAAGGTTCTGCAGATTCGGTTATTACAAACGAAAATGGAATGTTCAAGCGCGGTGCATCGGGAGAGGCGTTGCGTCCGAAATTTACAGTTATGAATCCTGAACTTGCGAAAACGTTGCCGCCGTATCAGACGGCATGTGGAATTACAGATATTATGGCACATTTGTACGAACGGTATTTGACCAATACAAAAGAAGTAGAAGTGACGGATCGCATGATTGAGGCGTTGTTACTGACAATGATTCAAGAAGGAACACGGATCATGGAAGATGCGAACAATTATGAAGCGCGGGCAAATATTATGTGGGCGGCCATGATGGCTCATAACAATTCCTGTGGAGTAGGGCGTACACAGGATTGGACGAGTCATGTGATTGAGCACGAGTTATCCGCATTATATGACTGTGCCCATGGTGCAGGTCTGGCAGTAGTTATGCCGGCAGTATTTACCTACAACATGCATCATGATATTATGCGGTTTGCCAAGGTGGCAGTTCGTGTATGGGGATGTGAGATGGATTTTGAGCATCCGGGGCGAACCGCGAAAGCTGGAATCGAAGCATTGCGTAATTTCTTAATATCAATCGGTATGCCGAAGAATTTTGCAGAACTAGGTGCAAAAGAAGAAGATATCGAGAAAATGGCTCATATTGCATGTTTTGGGGATGTCAATACAGGAAGCATTGAGGGATTCGTGAAGTTGGGCCAGAAGGATGTGGAAGCAATATATCGGCTTATGCTGTAG
- a CDS encoding winged helix-turn-helix transcriptional regulator, with protein MGEKIQVSCEMEVTLKIIGGKWKLLILHYLLEEGPKRYNEILRFLEHANKKTLTIQLRELEEDGIIIRKVYETVPAQVEYSATEKGKTLIPIVEMMCDWGCRNIGDKFELTNAQCSGEE; from the coding sequence ATGGGGGAGAAAATACAAGTTTCCTGTGAGATGGAAGTTACCTTGAAAATTATCGGAGGAAAGTGGAAGCTTCTTATTTTGCATTATTTATTGGAGGAAGGACCGAAACGGTATAATGAGATCTTACGTTTTTTGGAACATGCAAATAAAAAGACATTGACCATCCAACTTAGAGAATTGGAGGAGGATGGAATCATTATCAGAAAGGTCTATGAGACCGTACCGGCGCAAGTAGAATATTCCGCGACGGAGAAGGGAAAGACTCTAATACCTATTGTTGAGATGATGTGCGATTGGGGATGCAGGAATATCGGGGATAAATTCGAATTGACAAATGCACAGTGTTCCGGCGAAGAATAA
- a CDS encoding DEAD/DEAH box helicase gives MDVNSFYNDRISEDIVKALDGLGYEIPTEVQARVIPSALEKRDLIVKAQTGSGKTAAYAIPICELIEWLENKPQALILTPTRELAVQVKENFINIGRFKRIKATAIYGGHPFSIEKGELKQKTHVVVGTPGRVMDHIKKGTLPLNKINCLVIDEADRMLDMGFVEQVETIMEELPKERMTMLFSATMSDEVKDISSKYMEGPVNIDVSEDDIMTSDINHFLYMTKEEDKFKLLIDVTIIENPDSCIIFCSTKERVDIVCDYLNDLSYPCIKIHGGMEQPERLSAMKRFKRGEYRYLIATDVAARGIDIEDISLVINLDIPLDEENYVHRTGRTGRAGQKGKAISFVVPTQAKYLHDIEELIGFEIQERTVPAEEEVSVQKPAFNKKINRKPQIKKMKSDRLNKGIMKLRFNGGKKKKLRATNFVGVISNLEGVKPEDIGIITIQDTLTYIEILNGKGPLVLEAMKSTKICGKLLKVTEAVERF, from the coding sequence ATGGATGTTAACAGTTTTTATAATGATAGAATCAGCGAGGATATTGTAAAGGCACTCGATGGACTTGGATATGAGATACCGACGGAAGTTCAGGCTAGAGTGATTCCATCTGCTTTGGAGAAAAGAGATCTTATCGTCAAAGCACAGACAGGCAGCGGAAAGACGGCCGCATATGCAATTCCGATATGTGAATTAATTGAATGGCTCGAAAATAAACCACAAGCGCTTATTTTGACTCCAACAAGAGAACTTGCGGTTCAGGTTAAGGAAAATTTTATTAACATAGGCAGGTTTAAACGGATAAAAGCAACCGCAATCTATGGAGGACATCCTTTTTCTATTGAAAAAGGAGAACTGAAGCAGAAAACACATGTAGTAGTCGGTACACCGGGGCGCGTGATGGACCATATAAAGAAAGGAACATTACCCTTAAATAAAATTAACTGCTTAGTAATCGATGAAGCGGATAGAATGCTCGATATGGGGTTCGTTGAGCAAGTGGAAACAATTATGGAAGAACTGCCCAAGGAACGGATGACAATGTTATTCTCCGCTACTATGTCCGATGAAGTGAAAGATATATCATCAAAATATATGGAAGGTCCTGTCAATATAGATGTCAGTGAGGACGACATCATGACAAGTGATATCAATCATTTTCTTTATATGACGAAGGAAGAGGATAAATTCAAACTATTGATCGATGTCACGATTATAGAAAATCCGGATAGTTGTATCATCTTTTGCAGTACAAAGGAACGGGTGGATATAGTATGTGATTACCTGAATGACTTATCCTATCCTTGCATTAAAATTCATGGCGGCATGGAACAACCCGAACGTTTATCGGCGATGAAACGCTTTAAAAGGGGAGAATACCGCTATTTAATAGCTACAGATGTAGCTGCAAGAGGTATAGATATAGAGGATATCTCTCTTGTTATTAATTTGGATATTCCTTTGGACGAGGAGAACTATGTCCATAGAACAGGAAGAACGGGGCGTGCAGGGCAAAAAGGAAAAGCCATTTCCTTTGTAGTTCCGACACAAGCCAAATATTTGCACGACATTGAAGAGCTGATTGGGTTTGAAATTCAGGAAAGAACGGTACCTGCCGAAGAGGAGGTATCTGTTCAGAAGCCTGCTTTTAATAAAAAGATAAATAGGAAGCCTCAAATTAAAAAAATGAAAAGCGACAGATTAAACAAGGGGATAATGAAATTACGCTTTAACGGCGGAAAGAAAAAGAAACTGAGAGCAACGAATTTTGTCGGGGTCATATCCAATCTGGAAGGGGTTAAGCCGGAGGATATCGGGATAATAACGATACAAGATACCCTGACCTATATAGAAATACTAAATGGAAAAGGCCCATTGGTACTGGAAGCGATGAAAAGTACAAAGATTTGTGGTAAGCTATTAAAAGTAACGGAGGCAGTAGAGAGATTTTAA
- the rsmH gene encoding 16S rRNA (cytosine(1402)-N(4))-methyltransferase RsmH has protein sequence MNNQEQKHQRRPRYKGTHPKAFKDKYKELQPELYADAVEKVIQKGNTPAGMHRSICVQEIMDFLQITPGQIGLDATLGYGGHTLEMLKCLDSKGHLYATDVDSIELPRTKERLESLGYGPEILTIKQTNYSNIDQIISTSGPLNFILADLGVSSMQIDNPERGFSFKTEGPLDLRLDPSKGISAAERLKTISQDELHSMLLENSDEPHAAEIARAITLAIKKGTDITTTSQLQQIIQDALKFIPEKDRKNEIKKSCQRSFQALRIDVNNEFEMLYEFLEKLPAAVAEGGRVAILTFHSGEDRLVKKSFQRFYREGIYREISPKAIRPSAIECNSNSRAKCAKLRWAIKA, from the coding sequence ATGAACAATCAAGAACAAAAGCATCAACGCCGTCCCAGATATAAAGGTACTCATCCAAAGGCTTTCAAAGATAAATATAAAGAATTACAGCCCGAACTATATGCCGATGCTGTAGAAAAGGTAATCCAAAAAGGCAATACCCCTGCCGGTATGCATCGTTCCATCTGCGTACAAGAAATAATGGATTTCTTGCAAATTACCCCCGGACAAATCGGTCTGGATGCAACCTTAGGTTATGGAGGTCATACTTTAGAAATGCTTAAATGCTTGGATTCAAAGGGGCACTTGTATGCTACTGATGTAGATTCCATTGAATTACCCCGAACGAAAGAACGCTTGGAAAGCTTAGGCTATGGACCGGAAATTCTAACAATTAAGCAAACAAATTATTCCAATATAGACCAAATTATTTCTACATCAGGTCCCTTAAATTTTATATTGGCAGATTTGGGTGTCTCTTCCATGCAAATAGACAATCCCGAAAGGGGGTTTTCCTTTAAAACAGAAGGACCACTTGACTTACGGCTCGACCCGTCTAAAGGTATCTCCGCCGCGGAGCGCCTTAAAACAATCTCACAAGATGAATTACACAGTATGTTATTAGAAAATTCAGACGAGCCTCATGCTGCTGAAATCGCCCGCGCGATTACTTTAGCGATTAAAAAAGGAACAGACATCACAACGACAAGTCAGCTCCAGCAAATAATACAAGATGCTCTGAAGTTCATTCCGGAAAAAGATAGGAAGAACGAAATTAAAAAATCCTGCCAAAGATCCTTTCAAGCACTGAGAATCGATGTTAATAACGAGTTTGAAATGCTATATGAATTCTTAGAAAAGCTTCCTGCTGCTGTGGCTGAAGGCGGGCGCGTCGCTATCCTTACCTTTCATTCCGGTGAAGACCGCCTCGTTAAGAAATCTTTCCAGCGCTTCTATCGTGAAGGTATTTATAGGGAAATATCTCCAAAAGCCATTAGGCCATCCGCTATTGAATGTAATTCTAACAGCCGCGCCAAGTGTGCGAAGTTACGCTGGGCAATAAAAGCTTAA
- a CDS encoding methylated-DNA--[protein]-cysteine S-methyltransferase: protein MYYRTTYPSPVGLITLACDGDDLIGVWNEGQKYHGASISAEMIEKDDMPVFDAATEWLNRYFAGKKPAISELPLAPIGSEFRKSVWNILCEIPYGGTITYGDIAKKIAAEMNKETMSSQAVGGAVGHNPISIIIPCHRVVGANGSLTGYAGGLKTKVKLLELEGVDMSRLFAPTKGTAL, encoded by the coding sequence ATGTATTATAGGACAACTTATCCGTCACCCGTAGGTTTAATTACACTTGCATGTGATGGAGACGATCTTATCGGTGTATGGAATGAAGGGCAGAAATATCATGGCGCTTCCATATCCGCAGAAATGATCGAAAAGGACGATATGCCGGTATTTGATGCGGCAACAGAATGGTTGAACAGATATTTTGCAGGTAAGAAACCTGCCATTTCCGAATTACCTCTGGCTCCTATTGGTAGTGAATTCCGGAAAAGCGTATGGAATATTTTATGTGAAATACCATATGGCGGGACAATCACATATGGCGATATCGCGAAAAAGATAGCGGCAGAAATGAATAAAGAAACGATGTCAAGCCAAGCGGTGGGCGGAGCTGTTGGACATAACCCTATCTCTATTATCATCCCCTGTCATCGGGTTGTGGGAGCGAATGGCAGTTTGACAGGCTATGCCGGAGGACTAAAAACAAAAGTGAAGTTGCTCGAATTGGAAGGTGTCGACATGTCTCGGTTGTTTGCACCTACAAAGGGTACAGCGCTGTAA
- a CDS encoding AlkA N-terminal domain-containing protein — protein MLENKSGLYAAFVAKDTRFDGRFFVGISSTGIYCRPVCRAKQPKAENCTFYHTAAEAEQAGYRPCLLCRPELAPGSSIVDATPNLVYRAARMLEENCGSGQSLDELSGRLGCTDRHLRRVFTAEYNVTPVQYLQTCRLLLAKNLLTDTDLPVIEVAMAAGFGSLRRFNDLFKKQYNLSPTALRKRTLEEQKNTGDVTLALGYRPPYPWEEMLHFFAGRAIPGIDIVQDDTYMRTVHLVTSEGKHVYGWMRVGHRPHKNALSVTVSETLLPVLPQVLARVRHMFDLYCDPEAVYETLRVMNEIRPGLCVLGTRLPGCFNAFEMVVRAVLGQQITVKAASTLTARIVDTYGTPVQTKIPGLTHVFPSPEDILALDGPIENHFGPLGIITTRSKTIYELARAIVQKEIDFELPARPEEEIKKLMTIRGIGSWTAQYIAMRTMEWPDAFLETDAGVKKALYPLTSKELLEMSNVWHPWRSYATINLWNTL, from the coding sequence ATGCTAGAGAATAAAAGCGGGCTATATGCGGCATTTGTGGCAAAAGATACGCGCTTTGATGGACGTTTTTTTGTAGGGATATCGTCTACGGGAATCTATTGCCGCCCGGTGTGCCGGGCAAAACAACCTAAAGCTGAGAATTGTACTTTTTATCATACGGCAGCGGAAGCCGAGCAAGCCGGATATCGTCCATGCCTTTTGTGCAGACCGGAACTTGCCCCGGGTTCTTCCATAGTTGATGCTACCCCTAATTTGGTTTACCGGGCAGCAAGAATGCTGGAAGAAAATTGCGGGAGCGGACAAAGTCTGGACGAGCTTTCCGGACGGCTTGGTTGCACCGATAGACATTTACGGCGTGTTTTTACAGCAGAATACAATGTGACACCGGTGCAATATCTGCAAACATGCCGGTTACTTCTTGCGAAAAATCTACTTACGGATACTGACTTACCGGTCATTGAAGTTGCGATGGCTGCTGGATTTGGAAGTCTGCGCCGATTCAACGATCTTTTTAAGAAACAGTATAATCTTTCTCCTACAGCTTTGCGGAAACGTACTTTGGAGGAACAAAAGAATACCGGTGATGTGACTTTAGCATTAGGCTATCGACCGCCTTATCCCTGGGAAGAAATGCTTCACTTCTTTGCCGGACGTGCAATTCCGGGGATTGATATAGTGCAAGACGACACATATATGAGAACGGTACATTTAGTAACTTCGGAAGGAAAGCATGTCTATGGTTGGATGAGGGTAGGACACAGACCTCATAAGAATGCTTTGAGCGTAACAGTAAGTGAGACGTTACTGCCTGTCTTACCGCAAGTATTAGCTCGGGTAAGGCATATGTTTGACTTATATTGTGATCCGGAAGCAGTGTATGAGACACTGCGGGTAATGAATGAAATACGACCGGGACTTTGTGTTTTAGGGACTCGTTTGCCGGGCTGTTTTAATGCATTTGAGATGGTGGTGAGGGCGGTGCTCGGGCAGCAAATTACGGTTAAGGCAGCAAGTACATTGACCGCAAGAATTGTGGATACTTATGGTACGCCTGTTCAAACGAAGATTCCGGGTCTGACCCATGTCTTTCCTTCTCCTGAAGATATATTGGCTTTGGACGGTCCTATTGAAAATCATTTCGGTCCATTGGGGATCATTACAACGCGTTCAAAAACAATCTATGAGTTGGCAAGGGCAATCGTACAAAAAGAAATTGATTTCGAGCTCCCGGCTCGACCGGAAGAAGAAATAAAAAAGCTGATGACAATCCGGGGTATCGGAAGTTGGACGGCACAATATATAGCCATGCGTACTATGGAGTGGCCGGATGCTTTTCTCGAGACGGACGCCGGTGTAAAAAAGGCACTCTATCCTCTGACATCAAAAGAACTTCTGGAAATGTCAAATGTGTGGCATCCATGGCGCAGTTACGCTACCATTAATCTGTGGAATACGTTATAA